Proteins co-encoded in one Paracrocinitomix mangrovi genomic window:
- a CDS encoding homogentisate 1,2-dioxygenase yields the protein MPIYHKLGKIPHKRHTVYRKEDGSLFHEQLFGTIGFDGMSSLMYHHYPPTLVKEILGQKDVTPKVAVAKNMKMTSLQGYNVPQIDDYIESRKTVLMNSDCKIVLSAPKKSTTGYFYKNADADEVIFIHKGSGKLKTQLGNIPFSYGDYLVVPRGMIYQLHFDDEDNRLFIVESTSPIYTPKRYRNWFGQLLEHSPFCERDIRPPVELETFDEKGEFLVKIKKEDILYDYVYESHPFDIVGWDGYNYPYAFSIHDFEPITGRVHLPPPIHQTFECAGFVICSFVPRLYDYHPDAIPAPYNHSNIDSDEVLYYVDGDFMSRNNIQKGQITLHPAGIPHGPHPGTYEGSIGKKETLELAVMVDTFKPLMICEDAINIEVKDYYKSWLH from the coding sequence ATGCCGATATATCATAAACTGGGGAAAATCCCTCATAAAAGACATACAGTTTACAGAAAAGAAGATGGTTCACTTTTTCATGAACAGCTTTTCGGAACAATTGGTTTTGATGGAATGTCATCCTTAATGTACCATCACTATCCTCCTACTCTTGTAAAAGAGATTTTGGGGCAAAAAGATGTTACACCTAAGGTAGCAGTAGCTAAAAACATGAAGATGACTAGTCTTCAAGGTTATAATGTTCCTCAAATTGACGACTACATTGAAAGTCGTAAAACTGTTTTAATGAACAGTGACTGCAAAATTGTTTTGTCTGCACCTAAAAAATCAACAACCGGATACTTCTATAAAAATGCTGATGCTGATGAAGTAATTTTCATTCATAAGGGATCAGGTAAGCTTAAAACACAATTGGGAAACATTCCTTTTTCTTATGGAGATTACCTGGTAGTACCAAGGGGGATGATTTACCAACTGCATTTTGATGATGAAGACAACAGGTTATTTATAGTTGAATCAACCTCTCCTATTTATACTCCTAAACGATACAGAAACTGGTTTGGACAATTATTGGAACACTCTCCATTTTGCGAAAGAGATATCCGTCCTCCGGTAGAATTGGAAACATTTGATGAAAAAGGTGAATTCCTTGTAAAAATTAAAAAGGAAGACATTTTGTACGATTACGTATATGAGTCGCATCCTTTTGACATTGTTGGATGGGATGGATATAATTATCCTTACGCGTTTTCAATTCATGATTTCGAGCCAATAACCGGAAGAGTGCATTTGCCACCACCTATTCATCAAACATTTGAATGTGCAGGTTTTGTAATTTGCTCTTTTGTGCCAAGGTTATATGATTATCATCCGGATGCTATACCGGCACCATATAATCACAGTAATATAGACTCTGATGAAGTTTTATATTATGTAGATGGAGATTTCATGAGTAGAAATAACATCCAAAAAGGTCAAATCACATTGCACCCGGCGGGAATTCCACATGGACCACATCCTGGAACTTACGAAGGATCTATTGGAAAAAAAGAAACCTTGGAACTGGCAGTAATGGTTGATACATTTAAACCATTAATGATCTGTGAGGATGCAATAAATATTGAAGTAAAAGATTACTATAAATCATGGCTACACTAA
- a CDS encoding undecaprenyl-diphosphate phosphatase has protein sequence MSILEAIVLGVIQGLTEFLPVSSSGHLVLANSVLDNDLDPDKSMLMTVVLHFATACSTVVIFRKELLIIFKGLFQFKWNDEAKFSVKIILSMIPAVLVGLFLEDQIESFFNGNVLLVGCMLLVTGLLLFLADKAKNTEKQVGFSAALIIGLSQAIAILPGISRSGATISTAVLLGIDRDKSARFSFLMVVPLIFGLMAKDMMSDKIAFDTADFAPLAVGFIVAFVTGLLACNWMIALVKKAQLKYFSFYCFLVGIGAMVYAVING, from the coding sequence ATGAGCATATTAGAAGCCATTGTTCTTGGTGTAATTCAAGGGCTTACTGAATTTTTACCAGTAAGTAGCAGTGGTCATCTAGTTTTGGCCAATTCAGTTTTAGATAATGACCTGGATCCGGACAAAAGCATGTTGATGACAGTGGTACTTCATTTTGCCACAGCTTGCAGTACCGTTGTAATATTCAGAAAAGAATTACTCATCATCTTTAAAGGATTGTTTCAGTTTAAATGGAATGATGAAGCAAAGTTTTCTGTTAAAATCATTCTTTCAATGATTCCAGCTGTTTTAGTTGGTTTATTTCTTGAAGATCAAATCGAATCTTTTTTTAATGGTAATGTTTTATTAGTGGGATGTATGCTTCTGGTAACAGGTTTACTTCTGTTTTTGGCAGATAAGGCAAAAAACACAGAAAAACAAGTAGGTTTTTCAGCAGCACTGATAATCGGATTATCTCAAGCTATTGCAATTTTACCGGGTATTTCAAGATCTGGCGCCACAATTTCAACTGCGGTTTTACTGGGTATTGACAGAGATAAATCGGCAAGATTTTCATTCTTAATGGTAGTGCCTTTGATATTTGGATTGATGGCCAAAGACATGATGAGTGATAAAATCGCATTTGACACTGCAGATTTTGCTCCACTTGCGGTAGGATTTATCGTAGCATTTGTAACCGGTCTTTTAGCATGTAATTGGATGATTGCATTGGTTAAAAAAGCACAACTAAAATATTTTTCTTTTTACTGTTTTCTAGTTGGAATTGGAGCAATGGTATATGCCGTTATCAATGGATAA
- a CDS encoding YceI family protein, with translation MKKRFIYGFAAFAMAFSLVACGGESEENTEEGTENTETTEEVVAVENTIDAEASTINWWAMDGEEKGHTGTIAIKEGTYTVEGDKVTAAAMSVDMGSMTSDSEKLTGHLQTADFFDIENYGSTTFTFNKHEDGVVYGTLSVVGMEMAVEAPVTVSEGAVAVSDFSVDMVQLPFFQTERAEKPEAEWHNTNIWFNANIVAK, from the coding sequence ATGAAAAAAAGATTTATTTATGGATTTGCTGCATTTGCAATGGCTTTCAGTTTAGTAGCTTGCGGTGGTGAATCAGAAGAAAACACTGAAGAAGGAACTGAAAATACTGAAACTACTGAGGAAGTAGTTGCTGTAGAAAACACAATTGATGCAGAAGCTTCAACAATTAATTGGTGGGCAATGGATGGCGAAGAAAAAGGTCATACAGGAACTATTGCTATCAAAGAAGGAACTTATACTGTAGAAGGTGATAAAGTTACTGCTGCTGCTATGTCAGTTGATATGGGATCAATGACTTCTGATAGCGAGAAATTAACAGGACATTTACAGACTGCTGATTTCTTTGATATTGAAAATTATGGATCTACAACTTTTACATTTAACAAGCATGAAGATGGTGTCGTTTACGGTACTTTAAGTGTTGTTGGAATGGAAATGGCTGTTGAAGCTCCAGTTACTGTTAGCGAAGGAGCTGTTGCAGTATCAGATTTTTCTGTAGACATGGTACAGTTACCATTTTTCCAAACAGAGAGAGCTGAAAAACCAGAAGCTGAGTGGCATAACACAAACATCTGGTTCAATGCAAACATTGTTGCAAAGTAA
- a CDS encoding polyprenyl synthetase family protein — translation MVTVREIKANVASEMEIFEQKFKASMKSEVALLDKITHYIIKRKGKQMRPMFVFLTAKTINGKVEESTYTAASLIELLHTATLVHDDVVDDANERRGFFSVNALWKNKIAVLVGDYLLARGLLMSVDNKEFQILKIVSTAVREMSEGELLQIEKARRLDITEEVYFDIIRQKTASLIASCCAAGAASVSDDPAMVSKWKKFGELVGIAFQIKDDIFDYGDAEKIGKPTGNDIRERKMTLPLIYTLNNASPTDRKKLINIVKKHNEKRKYVKEAIQMVIASGGVKYAHERMMEIKKQALDVIADVEDNDAKRALVGLVEYTVNRDK, via the coding sequence ATGGTAACCGTACGTGAAATAAAAGCCAATGTCGCTTCAGAAATGGAAATCTTTGAGCAAAAGTTCAAAGCTTCTATGAAGTCTGAAGTTGCATTATTGGACAAAATAACGCACTACATCATTAAAAGAAAAGGTAAACAAATGCGACCTATGTTCGTGTTTTTAACTGCCAAAACAATCAACGGAAAAGTTGAAGAATCTACCTACACAGCAGCATCCTTAATTGAATTATTACATACCGCAACGCTTGTACATGATGATGTAGTTGATGATGCAAATGAAAGAAGAGGATTTTTCTCTGTCAATGCACTTTGGAAAAATAAAATTGCGGTTTTAGTTGGTGATTATCTATTAGCAAGAGGACTATTAATGTCAGTAGACAACAAAGAATTCCAAATTTTAAAAATCGTTTCTACGGCAGTTAGAGAAATGAGTGAAGGGGAATTATTGCAAATAGAAAAAGCTAGAAGATTAGACATTACAGAAGAAGTATATTTTGATATAATTAGACAAAAAACGGCTTCATTAATCGCGAGTTGTTGTGCAGCTGGTGCAGCATCTGTTTCTGATGACCCGGCAATGGTAAGCAAATGGAAAAAATTTGGTGAATTGGTAGGAATCGCCTTTCAAATTAAGGACGATATTTTTGACTACGGTGATGCTGAAAAGATTGGAAAACCAACAGGAAATGACATTAGAGAGCGTAAAATGACTTTACCGCTAATTTATACTTTAAATAATGCCAGTCCTACAGATCGTAAAAAGCTCATCAACATTGTAAAAAAACACAATGAGAAGCGTAAATATGTGAAAGAAGCAATACAAATGGTTATTGCATCCGGAGGAGTAAAATACGCTCATGAAAGAATGATGGAAATTAAAAAACAAGCGCTTGATGTAATTGCTGACGTTGAAGATAATGACGCAAAAAGGGCACTTGTTGGACTTGTAGAATATACAGTAAACAGAGATAAATAA
- a CDS encoding toxin-antitoxin system YwqK family antitoxin: MRTFSWLLISLLFVACSGNEENHEENNDQNNSEEINQTTENSEIQSEVPKDVYQEFHPNGQLSIEGKLNENGNREGLWVSYYDNGTKWSESYYSDGIKEGHSLTFFPNGKVRYVGEYKADKKTGLWKFYDEEGNLSKEENF, encoded by the coding sequence ATGAGAACATTTAGCTGGCTATTAATTTCATTACTTTTTGTTGCTTGCTCTGGTAATGAAGAAAATCACGAAGAGAATAACGACCAGAATAATTCTGAAGAAATCAATCAAACAACTGAAAATTCAGAAATTCAATCAGAAGTACCTAAAGATGTTTACCAAGAGTTTCATCCTAATGGTCAACTTTCAATAGAAGGAAAACTCAATGAAAATGGTAATCGCGAAGGACTTTGGGTATCTTACTATGACAATGGAACCAAATGGAGCGAATCATATTATTCTGATGGAATCAAAGAAGGACATTCATTAACTTTCTTCCCAAATGGAAAGGTTAGATATGTTGGTGAATACAAAGCCGACAAAAAAACCGGTTTGTGGAAATTCTATGATGAAGAAGGAAATCTTTCAAAAGAGGAAAACTTCTAG
- the hppD gene encoding 4-hydroxyphenylpyruvate dioxygenase, giving the protein MSDNKGLKSVDYGLEKIFEGAQDFLPLLGTDYVELYVGNAKQAAHFYKTAFGFQSYAYKGLETGSKDQVSYVVKQDKIRLVLTTPLNSKNPINEHIVKHGDGVKVIALWVDDATSAWKETTSRGAKSFMEPTVEKDENGEIVRAGIYTYGETVHMFVERKNYNGIFMPGFVSWESEYNPEPLGLKYIDHMVGNVGWGEMNQWVKWYEDVMGFENFLSFDDKQIHTEYSALMSKVMSNGNGRIKFPINEPAEGKKKSQIEEYLDFYEGPGCQHIAVATDDIISTVKGMRARGVEFLSTPPDTYYEEVPGRLGAHNHELAEDIEILKSLGIMIDADEEGYLLQIFTKPVEDRPTMFFEIIQRMGARGFGAGNFKALFESIEREQEKRGTL; this is encoded by the coding sequence ATGAGTGATAATAAAGGATTAAAATCTGTTGATTACGGATTAGAGAAAATATTTGAAGGAGCACAAGATTTTTTACCATTGTTGGGTACTGATTACGTTGAATTATATGTAGGAAATGCCAAACAAGCAGCACATTTTTACAAAACTGCATTTGGATTTCAATCTTATGCATACAAAGGATTAGAAACTGGAAGTAAAGACCAGGTTTCTTATGTTGTTAAGCAAGATAAAATTAGACTTGTATTAACTACACCATTAAATTCTAAAAACCCAATCAATGAGCATATTGTTAAACACGGAGATGGTGTTAAGGTAATTGCTTTATGGGTGGATGATGCAACTAGTGCCTGGAAAGAAACTACCTCTAGAGGTGCTAAATCTTTCATGGAACCTACTGTTGAAAAAGATGAAAATGGTGAGATTGTAAGAGCTGGAATCTATACTTATGGTGAAACAGTACACATGTTTGTAGAAAGAAAAAACTACAACGGAATATTTATGCCTGGCTTTGTTTCATGGGAATCTGAGTATAATCCTGAACCTCTTGGATTAAAATATATCGACCATATGGTTGGTAATGTAGGTTGGGGAGAAATGAACCAATGGGTTAAATGGTACGAAGATGTAATGGGATTTGAAAATTTCCTTTCTTTTGATGACAAACAAATACATACTGAATACTCTGCTCTTATGAGTAAAGTAATGAGTAATGGTAATGGTAGAATTAAATTCCCTATCAACGAACCTGCAGAAGGAAAGAAAAAATCTCAGATTGAAGAATATCTTGATTTTTATGAAGGACCCGGATGCCAACATATAGCTGTTGCTACAGATGATATAATTTCAACTGTAAAAGGAATGAGAGCAAGAGGTGTAGAATTCCTTTCCACTCCGCCTGATACTTATTATGAAGAAGTACCCGGAAGATTAGGGGCACACAATCATGAACTTGCTGAAGATATTGAAATATTAAAAAGCCTTGGTATTATGATTGATGCAGATGAAGAAGGCTATTTGTTACAAATCTTTACAAAACCTGTTGAAGATAGACCAACCATGTTCTTTGAAATTATCCAAAGAATGGGAGCTAGAGGTTTTGGTGCAGGTAACTTTAAGGCGTTATTCGAATCTATCGAACGTGAACAAGAAAAAAGAGGTACACTCTAA
- a CDS encoding cell division protein FtsX: MAKSRENKRGVQTAYVSTIVGIVLVLFFMGIAAWLALGFNHLKNSKIESYEVSLYFNETVNDLELKMIETEIAAKDYTSKAFYRSADDALAIYREEVDEDIDLSIIDGENPLDQHIVMSLKKDFFSIEQMQQIEKELMTEYNGRIKEVIYQEEIFENYGKNLQKPIYFISVIGILLLIISIGLINNTIRLALFSKRFLIKTMQLVGATPRFIQRPFFMAAIGQGLLSGLIAGCLLLGLIYVIEKNYPIILEMTNVGHFYIVFAILILFGVLITVVSTQLALRKYLRLDLDNLY; encoded by the coding sequence ATGGCTAAAAGTCGCGAGAATAAAAGAGGAGTTCAGACAGCATATGTCTCCACTATTGTTGGAATCGTATTGGTATTATTCTTTATGGGAATAGCCGCATGGCTCGCCTTAGGATTCAATCATTTAAAGAACTCTAAGATTGAGAGCTACGAAGTATCGCTTTACTTCAATGAAACAGTTAATGATTTGGAATTAAAGATGATCGAAACTGAAATAGCCGCCAAAGATTACACTTCAAAAGCTTTTTATCGATCTGCAGATGACGCTTTAGCTATTTATAGAGAAGAAGTGGATGAAGATATAGACCTAAGCATTATAGATGGAGAAAATCCATTAGATCAGCATATTGTAATGTCTTTGAAAAAAGATTTTTTCTCAATTGAGCAAATGCAACAGATTGAAAAAGAGTTGATGACTGAATACAATGGACGCATCAAAGAAGTTATCTATCAAGAGGAAATATTTGAGAATTATGGCAAAAATCTTCAAAAGCCTATCTATTTCATCTCTGTTATTGGAATTTTACTATTAATTATCTCAATTGGATTAATCAACAACACCATTAGACTTGCCTTATTCTCCAAAAGATTCTTAATTAAAACAATGCAATTGGTTGGTGCCACTCCTAGATTTATTCAAAGACCATTTTTTATGGCTGCAATAGGTCAAGGATTGTTATCAGGATTAATTGCCGGATGTTTACTATTGGGATTGATCTATGTAATTGAAAAAAATTACCCGATTATTCTTGAAATGACTAATGTAGGTCACTTTTATATTGTATTTGCCATCTTGATTTTATTTGGTGTATTAATAACAGTTGTTAGTACTCAATTGGCATTGAGAAAGTACTTAAGACTTGACCTTGATAACTTATATTAA
- the cysS gene encoding cysteine--tRNA ligase: protein MESKLQVYNTLSGNKEVFKPIAEGRIGMYVCGPTVYSDVHLGNCRTFISFDMIYRYLLYSGYKVRYVRNITDAGHLEESLSGKGKLDQLEPMEIVQKYTVGFHDIMGLFNAHPPTIEPTATGHIIEQIEITKNILSKGLAYESNGSVYFDVEKYNEQENYGELSGRKIEDLISGTRDLDGQDEKKSPLDFALWKKASPQHIMRWPSPWGDGFPGWHLECTAMSTKYLGENFDIHGGGMDLKFPHHECEVAQGTAANGKKPVNYWLHTNMLTLNGQKMSKSTGNTILPYELFTGDNNFMDKAYHPMVVRFFMMQAHYRSVLDFSSQALSAAEKGYNRLMTAVADLESLNTAENSSEDVQALVNSFYNAMDDDFNTSILIANLFEAATYINKVKSGQGTITKEDLETLKTKMHGFVFDVLGVNAIQEGANDKLDVAMEIILEVRKNAREQKDWNTSDLIRDKLNEAGISVKDGAEGTSWSIN, encoded by the coding sequence ATGGAAAGCAAATTACAGGTATACAACACACTGTCAGGTAATAAAGAAGTTTTTAAACCAATTGCAGAAGGAAGAATAGGCATGTATGTTTGTGGTCCTACTGTTTACAGTGATGTACATTTAGGTAATTGCCGAACATTTATCTCCTTTGATATGATTTATAGATATCTACTATACTCTGGTTACAAGGTAAGATATGTGCGAAACATTACTGATGCAGGACATCTTGAAGAGAGTCTAAGCGGTAAAGGAAAGTTGGATCAATTGGAACCAATGGAGATAGTGCAGAAGTACACTGTTGGATTTCATGATATTATGGGATTGTTTAATGCCCATCCTCCAACAATTGAACCTACCGCAACAGGTCACATCATAGAGCAAATTGAAATTACCAAAAACATACTTTCAAAAGGATTAGCTTATGAAAGTAATGGCTCTGTATATTTTGATGTTGAGAAATACAATGAGCAGGAAAATTACGGCGAGTTATCAGGAAGAAAAATTGAAGATTTGATTTCCGGTACCCGTGATTTGGATGGGCAAGACGAGAAAAAAAGTCCTTTGGATTTTGCTTTATGGAAGAAAGCTTCTCCTCAACATATAATGCGTTGGCCTTCACCATGGGGTGATGGTTTCCCTGGATGGCACCTTGAGTGTACCGCTATGTCTACTAAATATCTTGGTGAAAACTTTGATATACACGGTGGAGGAATGGATCTTAAGTTTCCGCATCACGAATGTGAGGTTGCTCAAGGAACAGCTGCAAATGGTAAAAAGCCAGTAAATTATTGGTTGCATACAAACATGTTGACCTTAAATGGTCAAAAGATGAGTAAATCTACAGGGAATACAATTTTGCCGTATGAATTATTTACGGGTGATAATAATTTCATGGATAAAGCTTATCATCCTATGGTAGTTAGGTTTTTTATGATGCAAGCACATTATAGAAGTGTTTTGGATTTTTCATCTCAAGCCTTATCTGCTGCAGAAAAAGGTTATAATAGATTAATGACTGCTGTAGCGGATTTAGAGTCTTTAAATACTGCTGAAAATAGTTCTGAAGATGTTCAAGCTTTGGTAAATTCATTTTACAATGCAATGGATGATGATTTTAACACTTCAATACTCATTGCTAATTTGTTTGAAGCAGCAACTTATATTAATAAAGTTAAGTCTGGCCAAGGAACAATTACCAAAGAAGATCTGGAAACCTTAAAAACAAAAATGCATGGTTTTGTATTTGATGTTTTAGGAGTTAATGCAATTCAAGAAGGAGCCAATGATAAATTAGACGTTGCCATGGAGATTATTTTGGAAGTAAGAAAGAATGCAAGAGAACAAAAAGATTGGAATACTTCTGATTTGATTAGAGATAAATTAAATGAAGCAGGTATTTCTGTTAAAGATGGAGCAGAAGGAACTAGTTGGTCTATTAATTAA
- a CDS encoding DUF3098 domain-containing protein: MSTENNFVFGKQNIMLLIIGVIVAFLGFILMMGGGSEDPNVFNEDEMFSWTRITLAPILVIGGYVVVIVGIMKKNKS; the protein is encoded by the coding sequence ATGAGCACAGAAAACAATTTCGTATTTGGAAAACAAAACATCATGCTTCTTATCATTGGTGTAATTGTAGCATTCCTTGGTTTCATCTTAATGATGGGTGGAGGATCTGAAGATCCTAATGTCTTTAATGAAGATGAAATGTTTAGCTGGACTAGAATCACTCTTGCTCCTATTTTAGTTATTGGAGGATATGTTGTTGTGATCGTTGGGATCATGAAGAAAAACAAATCTTAA
- a CDS encoding NAD-dependent epimerase/dehydratase family protein translates to MKKILVIGSSGQIGTELVTALREKFGNDAVVASDIKEVSNDDSGPFEVLDVMDMEKLTAIVDKHGINEIYLLAALLSATAEKNPKFAWDLNMIGLFNVLNLAKEGKINKVFWPSSIAVFGPSTPKHNTPQFTIMEPTTVYGISKLAGERWCEYYAKNYNVDVRSIRYPGLISYASLPGGGTTDYAVDIFYSAKKGEKFSCFLKADTPLPMMYMEDAIRATIDLMEAPAEKVKVRSSYNIAGMSFTPEEIFNAVKRLRPDFEIEYQPDFRQKIADSWPGSIDDSKAAEDWGWKAKFDINDLAQIMFDNVSV, encoded by the coding sequence ATGAAGAAAATTTTAGTGATAGGTTCATCTGGACAAATCGGTACCGAATTGGTTACTGCACTAAGAGAAAAGTTTGGAAATGATGCCGTTGTAGCTTCTGATATAAAAGAAGTAAGTAATGATGATTCGGGTCCATTTGAGGTGCTTGATGTCATGGATATGGAGAAATTAACGGCCATTGTAGATAAACACGGGATCAACGAAATTTATCTGTTGGCGGCATTATTATCTGCTACAGCTGAAAAAAATCCAAAGTTCGCCTGGGATTTGAATATGATAGGATTATTCAATGTCTTGAATTTAGCAAAAGAAGGTAAAATAAATAAGGTATTTTGGCCTAGTTCAATAGCCGTATTTGGCCCGTCAACACCAAAGCACAATACGCCACAATTTACCATCATGGAACCAACTACAGTTTATGGCATTTCAAAACTGGCAGGTGAACGTTGGTGTGAGTATTACGCAAAGAACTATAATGTAGACGTAAGGAGTATTAGATATCCCGGTTTAATCAGTTATGCAAGTTTACCTGGAGGAGGAACTACCGATTATGCAGTAGACATTTTTTATTCTGCAAAAAAAGGAGAGAAATTTTCATGTTTTTTAAAGGCAGACACTCCACTTCCAATGATGTATATGGAAGATGCTATTAGGGCTACTATTGATTTGATGGAAGCGCCAGCTGAAAAGGTCAAAGTGCGTTCGTCGTACAATATTGCGGGTATGTCTTTTACCCCTGAAGAAATTTTTAATGCGGTAAAACGATTGAGACCTGATTTTGAAATAGAATATCAACCGGATTTTAGACAAAAAATTGCAGACTCATGGCCTGGAAGTATTGATGATTCTAAGGCTGCAGAGGATTGGGGCTGGAAAGCTAAATTTGATATTAACGACTTGGCACAGATTATGTTTGATAACGTAAGTGTGTAG
- a CDS encoding toxin-antitoxin system YwqK family antitoxin, giving the protein MKRIVALFTFVIPIAGLSFNEVVEVKPLSFKLMIEQEGEDPQGYPNKTDEQGMKQGMWTIWGHMKPEKGYPEKGKIEEGPYKDNRKNGEWIKYHKDGKTPRLIGVYENNRPNGAYKKYYENGGIMEEGTFSGGKQKEVFKRYHENGNVAQEKTFNADGKEDGKVAYYFEDGTPEFVFTKKDGVTVGTGTRYYPNGDVKEIITYNDDGSVAKTEQKDRVNPPKGQVADETAGGGGPSGTAGKTKNGEKFNRDGYNKLYNSDDELWMDGQFKSGKLWEGKLYKYDSDGILLKIEIWKNGKYHSDGQL; this is encoded by the coding sequence ATGAAAAGAATTGTCGCCCTATTTACTTTCGTAATTCCAATTGCTGGATTATCCTTCAACGAAGTTGTTGAGGTTAAGCCTTTATCGTTCAAGTTAATGATTGAACAAGAAGGAGAAGACCCTCAAGGATATCCGAACAAAACAGACGAACAAGGAATGAAACAAGGCATGTGGACCATTTGGGGTCACATGAAACCAGAAAAAGGATACCCTGAAAAAGGGAAAATCGAAGAAGGTCCATACAAAGACAACAGAAAGAACGGAGAATGGATCAAATATCACAAAGACGGTAAAACTCCTAGATTAATTGGTGTGTATGAAAATAACAGACCAAATGGTGCCTACAAAAAGTACTACGAGAATGGTGGTATCATGGAAGAAGGTACTTTCTCTGGAGGAAAACAAAAAGAAGTTTTCAAGAGATACCATGAGAATGGAAATGTTGCTCAGGAAAAAACTTTCAATGCAGATGGTAAAGAAGACGGAAAGGTAGCTTACTACTTTGAAGATGGTACACCTGAGTTTGTTTTCACTAAGAAAGATGGAGTAACAGTAGGGACTGGTACAAGATACTACCCTAATGGAGATGTTAAAGAGATTATCACTTACAATGATGATGGATCAGTTGCTAAAACTGAGCAAAAAGACAGAGTGAATCCTCCTAAAGGACAAGTAGCTGATGAAACTGCCGGTGGTGGTGGACCAAGCGGAACTGCTGGAAAAACTAAAAACGGAGAGAAATTTAACCGTGACGGATACAACAAATTGTACAATTCTGATGATGAGTTGTGGATGGACGGACAATTCAAAAGTGGTAAACTTTGGGAAGGTAAGTTATACAAATACGATTCAGACGGAATTCTATTGAAAATCGAAATCTGGAAGAATGGTAAATATCACTCAGACGGACAACTTTAA
- the truB gene encoding tRNA pseudouridine(55) synthase TruB, with product MDNQASKYNFIEGEVLLVNKPLEWTSFDVVNKLRYTIKHKIGVKKIKVGHAGTLDPLADGLLIICTGKKTKTIESLMGMEKVYSGIIRLGSTTPSYDLETEINEHFDTAHITEEIIRQTAKSMEGFQDQYPPIFSAKKVQGKKAYDFARKGQDVELKPKEIEISKFDIVKVDGNDVHFMITCSKGTYIRSIAHDFGKKLDSGGHLAALRREAIGEYKLDGAMNVEEWLEVIKEN from the coding sequence ATGGATAATCAAGCAAGTAAATACAATTTTATTGAAGGTGAAGTACTGTTGGTTAACAAACCTTTAGAATGGACTTCATTTGATGTTGTCAATAAACTAAGGTACACCATCAAACACAAAATTGGAGTTAAAAAAATTAAAGTTGGTCATGCAGGTACACTTGATCCATTAGCAGATGGATTATTAATTATTTGCACTGGTAAAAAAACCAAAACCATTGAATCACTTATGGGGATGGAAAAAGTGTATTCCGGAATTATCAGACTTGGCTCAACCACACCATCATATGACCTGGAAACAGAAATAAATGAACATTTTGACACAGCTCACATTACTGAAGAAATAATTCGTCAAACAGCAAAGTCAATGGAAGGATTTCAAGACCAATATCCTCCTATTTTTTCAGCAAAAAAAGTGCAGGGCAAAAAAGCATATGATTTTGCTAGAAAAGGACAAGATGTTGAACTAAAACCTAAGGAAATAGAAATCTCAAAGTTTGACATTGTTAAGGTTGATGGTAATGACGTTCATTTTATGATCACCTGTTCTAAAGGAACATATATCAGATCAATCGCTCACGATTTTGGAAAAAAATTAGATTCCGGGGGACATCTAGCTGCCTTAAGAAGAGAAGCCATTGGAGAATACAAATTAGATGGAGCCATGAACGTTGAAGAATGGTTAGAGGTCATCAAAGAGAATTAG